A genomic window from Gossypium hirsutum isolate 1008001.06 chromosome D12, Gossypium_hirsutum_v2.1, whole genome shotgun sequence includes:
- the LOC107942923 gene encoding uncharacterized protein, whose product MNHCNLQQNATVSAYEELRGFISITDHQKGGAVVCTKPRRIQVLANNPTKPLRLHMSHQAEVSDSKAGADLLDIILNKEDLGTEEEQSIASSPPFFCGSPPSRAANPLVQDARFGDERLAQALSTLEIPSPSSPSSLARKGGCVRMKFGLKPAAVRVEGFDCLNRDRQNSIPATP is encoded by the exons ATGAATCATTGCAATCTTCAGCAGAACGCCACCGTTTCGGCTTACGAAGAGTTGAGAGGGTTTATCTCAATCACTGATCATCAAAAGGGCGGTGCCGTTGTTTGCACCAAGCCTCGGCGAATTCAGGTCCTCGCCAATAACCCTACCAAGCCATTGAGATTGCATATGAG TCATCAAGCCGAGGTAAGCGATTCGAAAGCTGGTGCAGACCTTCTTGATATCATCCTCAATAAG GAGGATTTAGGGACAGAAGAAGAACAATCTATAGCATCATCACCTCCGTTTTTTTGTGGGTCGCCTCCAAGTAGGGCTGCGAATCCACTTGTGCAAGATGCTCGGTTCGGAGATGAAAGGCTTGCACAAGCCCTTTCGACTTTGGAGATTCCATCTCCATCTTCGCCGTCGTCATTGGCACGTAAAGGAGGGTGTGTTAGGATGAAATTTGGCCTTAAACCGGCCGCAGTTAGAGTGGAAGGATTTGATTGTCTTAACAGGGATCGCCAAAATTCCATCCCTGCTACGCCTTAG